A portion of the Halodesulfovibrio sp. MK-HDV genome contains these proteins:
- the trxB gene encoding thioredoxin-disulfide reductase, translated as MKKFDCFVIGGGPAGMTAALYLLRSGVTVAMAEKLTPGGQVLQTEEVENYPGFPKGIKGYELADVFAEHLEGYELERYTEPVTSLIHAHGANKLKVGDQEIIARSVIICTGARYKKLGLPNEEFLTGKGVSYCALCDGNFFRNQTVAVVGGGNSALEESLYLAKLVKKLYLIHRREGFRAAKHYQDKIKASPVIEVVKNTIVKELHGENGLTGVLVKNLKTEEEQVLPVDGLFVFVGYEPNKELLPDGLQTDETGFILTDIEMRTNLPGIFASGDCRAKQCRQVTTAVGDGATAANSAFLYLEQLNA; from the coding sequence ATGAAAAAATTCGATTGCTTTGTAATCGGGGGCGGTCCGGCTGGAATGACGGCCGCCCTTTATCTTCTTAGGTCGGGGGTGACAGTGGCGATGGCTGAAAAGCTAACGCCGGGCGGACAAGTTCTGCAGACCGAGGAAGTAGAGAACTACCCGGGCTTTCCGAAAGGTATTAAAGGGTACGAACTCGCAGATGTTTTTGCAGAGCATCTCGAGGGGTACGAACTGGAACGGTACACCGAGCCAGTAACCTCTCTTATACATGCGCATGGTGCTAACAAACTTAAAGTGGGCGATCAGGAAATTATTGCCCGCTCAGTTATTATTTGCACCGGTGCACGTTACAAAAAGCTTGGTCTCCCTAACGAAGAATTTTTGACAGGCAAAGGCGTATCTTATTGCGCTTTGTGTGACGGTAATTTTTTTAGAAATCAAACAGTCGCTGTAGTCGGTGGTGGTAACTCTGCACTAGAAGAGTCCCTCTATCTGGCGAAGTTGGTAAAAAAACTGTATCTCATCCATCGTCGGGAAGGCTTCCGCGCTGCAAAGCATTATCAAGATAAGATAAAAGCCTCTCCTGTTATTGAAGTTGTCAAAAACACCATTGTAAAAGAGCTGCATGGTGAGAACGGCTTGACCGGGGTACTCGTTAAGAACTTGAAAACAGAAGAAGAGCAAGTGCTGCCAGTAGATGGCCTGTTTGTTTTTGTTGGCTATGAGCCAAACAAAGAACTGCTACCAGATGGTTTGCAGACAGACGAAACAGGATTCATTTTAACAGACATTGAGATGCGCACTAACTTGCCGGGCATATTTGCCTCCGGTGATTGCAGAGCAAAACAATGTCGTCAGGTTACTACTGCGGTTGGTGATGGTGCAACTGCAGCAAACTCTGCCTTCCTTTATTTGGAACAACTCAATGCGTAG
- a CDS encoding outer membrane protein assembly factor BamD — protein sequence MRRTLLRFLAILPLLSVLSGCGVIDYFYLPPPEDTAQEIFEAGNDAMRDKNYAKAKEYFNTLKDKYPFSPYAVESELSLADAYFLDTDYLLAVDSYKEFESLHPRHKAIPYVLFQIGNANLESFVSIDRPQDNIAEGYEYLTRLQESYPGNEYAEKATPLMQRARKLMAAHEVYVADFYWRRENYGSAYERYKFVMQHFKDVPDYQEYVKERARLSYLKKTEQEAELLREEDQGSWKDYFEWL from the coding sequence ATGCGTAGAACGCTGCTTCGCTTTTTAGCTATTCTTCCACTGTTAAGTGTTTTATCCGGCTGCGGTGTTATTGACTATTTTTACTTGCCGCCTCCTGAAGATACAGCTCAGGAGATTTTTGAAGCAGGTAACGATGCTATGCGTGATAAAAACTACGCAAAAGCAAAAGAGTACTTTAACACCCTTAAAGACAAATATCCGTTTAGCCCGTATGCTGTGGAATCCGAACTTTCCTTGGCCGATGCGTACTTCCTTGATACCGACTACTTGTTAGCGGTTGATTCATACAAGGAATTTGAGTCATTGCATCCACGGCATAAAGCTATTCCATATGTGTTGTTCCAGATTGGTAACGCAAACTTAGAAAGTTTTGTTTCCATTGATCGTCCTCAGGATAACATTGCCGAAGGCTATGAGTACCTGACTCGTCTGCAGGAATCATATCCGGGTAACGAATATGCAGAAAAGGCTACACCTTTAATGCAGCGTGCTCGTAAGTTGATGGCAGCGCACGAAGTCTATGTTGCTGATTTTTACTGGCGACGTGAAAACTACGGCTCTGCATATGAACGATATAAGTTTGTGATGCAGCACTTTAAAGATGTTCCAGACTATCAGGAGTACGTAAAAGAACGTGCTCGACTTTCCTACCTCAAAAAGACTGAACAGGAAGCTGAGCTTCTTCGTGAAGAAGATCAAGGGTCTTGGAAAGATTATTTTGAGTGGTTGTAA
- a CDS encoding Crp/Fnr family transcriptional regulator, protein MKTLEQAFQELPLFAQVPAEVFPTLLNGAIEMTYKAKDIIIGEGESPSGLYILLSGTAKLYKSSPEGKEQTLFVLHDGEPFCLCSTFRKKPFPVTAAALTTCKVVSISKQSFFAAAEKDSAFLFAMLQKVSERLRDAMELAGTLSLQEVPQRIATFIAKLEPQNNSPEKKQMVVLPMSHKELAKVIGATPEALSRTLKRMSEKGMIAIEGRSVHILDRKQLEHCAEIGL, encoded by the coding sequence ATGAAGACATTAGAACAAGCTTTTCAAGAACTTCCACTATTTGCTCAGGTGCCTGCCGAGGTTTTTCCAACGCTCCTTAATGGTGCTATTGAAATGACTTACAAAGCAAAAGACATTATTATCGGAGAAGGTGAATCCCCTTCTGGCTTGTACATTTTGCTTAGTGGTACAGCAAAATTATATAAAAGTTCTCCAGAAGGAAAAGAGCAGACACTTTTTGTCCTACATGACGGTGAGCCTTTCTGCCTATGCTCAACCTTTCGGAAAAAACCGTTCCCCGTAACTGCTGCCGCATTAACTACATGCAAAGTAGTCTCTATCTCAAAGCAAAGCTTTTTTGCCGCCGCAGAGAAAGACTCAGCATTTCTATTCGCCATGCTTCAAAAAGTTTCAGAACGATTAAGAGATGCAATGGAACTTGCGGGAACTCTCTCTTTGCAGGAGGTGCCTCAACGCATAGCAACATTCATTGCAAAACTTGAACCCCAGAACAATTCTCCGGAAAAAAAACAGATGGTAGTATTACCGATGTCACATAAAGAGCTGGCAAAGGTTATCGGGGCAACACCGGAAGCACTCTCAAGAACATTAAAACGGATGAGTGAAAAAGGTATGATTGCAATAGAAGGACGAAGTGTTCATATTTTAGATCGAAAGCAACTTGAACACTGTGCAGAGATAGGATTGTAG
- a CDS encoding tetrathionate reductase family octaheme c-type cytochrome, with amino-acid sequence MLTRLNTYCSRFFLVMAGCCCFYIVFVETSFGNQLTKEPDKTYGAEQARKVSQPAKRWVTTDHSRHTVLQQEFASPEDVTKACLTCHNEASRQIHKTIHWTWTDPADSEKLMGKNGLTLNNFCISIHSNESRCTSCHAGYGWKDGQFDLSKEEAVDCLVCHDTTGTYEKFPTKAGYPAIKPTKFGKKTFQPPNYTVIAASVGRPTRTNCGVCHFFGGGGDGVKHGDLDSSLFNPSRELDVHMNAEGANFTCQRCHSTDAHFIAGRTYKQPAFTDRRSLIEDDLVKRISCESCHTATPHALGHKANDHTDKVACQTCHIPAFARVKPTKMYWDWSTAGKMKDGKPYKVKGAHGKASYMTKKGRFVWEKDVQPEYFWYNGKMDYLLVTDKIDPNSVVKVNSVEGDRNDPDSRITPFKVHRGKQPYDSMNMTMGIPHLFGKDKAAYWKGFDWNNALEVGMAAAGVPYSGEYGFVETEYHYPITHMVAPKEKTLACDTCHAKDGRLATLAGFYMPGRDRSGLLDFIGWFTVIAALIGVIIHGIMRIISKPKEQ; translated from the coding sequence ATGCTAACTAGGTTGAACACGTATTGTTCGCGATTTTTCCTAGTAATGGCTGGATGTTGTTGTTTCTATATTGTTTTTGTGGAGACATCTTTTGGTAATCAACTAACAAAGGAACCGGATAAAACGTATGGCGCGGAGCAAGCTCGAAAAGTTTCCCAACCAGCCAAGCGTTGGGTGACTACTGATCATAGCCGCCACACTGTTCTACAGCAGGAATTTGCCTCTCCGGAAGATGTAACCAAAGCATGTTTAACATGCCATAATGAGGCGTCACGTCAAATACATAAAACCATCCACTGGACTTGGACCGACCCAGCTGACAGTGAAAAGCTGATGGGAAAAAACGGGCTTACACTTAATAACTTTTGTATTTCAATTCATTCTAATGAATCACGTTGTACCTCTTGTCATGCAGGATATGGCTGGAAGGATGGACAATTTGATCTAAGTAAAGAGGAAGCGGTTGATTGTCTTGTTTGCCACGATACCACGGGGACTTACGAAAAATTCCCGACAAAGGCAGGGTATCCTGCGATTAAACCAACAAAATTTGGCAAAAAAACATTCCAGCCTCCTAACTATACAGTGATTGCCGCTTCGGTTGGTCGTCCGACACGAACCAACTGTGGTGTCTGTCACTTTTTTGGTGGCGGGGGAGATGGAGTCAAACACGGTGATTTAGATTCTTCATTGTTTAATCCTAGCCGTGAGCTTGATGTGCACATGAATGCTGAAGGGGCTAATTTTACCTGTCAGCGTTGTCATTCGACGGATGCACATTTCATAGCAGGTCGTACGTATAAACAACCAGCATTTACGGATCGCCGGAGCCTTATTGAAGATGACCTCGTAAAACGTATTTCGTGTGAATCGTGTCATACTGCCACGCCACACGCATTGGGTCATAAAGCGAATGATCATACAGATAAAGTTGCGTGTCAGACTTGCCATATTCCAGCATTTGCTCGAGTGAAGCCTACCAAAATGTACTGGGACTGGTCGACTGCTGGAAAAATGAAGGATGGCAAACCGTATAAAGTAAAAGGTGCACACGGCAAAGCATCGTATATGACGAAGAAAGGCCGTTTTGTATGGGAGAAGGACGTTCAGCCTGAGTATTTCTGGTACAACGGGAAAATGGATTACCTGCTCGTTACAGATAAAATTGACCCGAACAGTGTTGTGAAAGTGAATTCTGTTGAAGGTGACAGGAATGATCCTGATTCACGTATCACCCCGTTTAAAGTTCACCGAGGTAAGCAGCCCTACGATAGCATGAATATGACAATGGGAATTCCACATCTTTTTGGTAAAGATAAAGCAGCATATTGGAAAGGGTTTGATTGGAATAATGCTCTTGAAGTTGGAATGGCAGCAGCGGGTGTTCCATATAGTGGAGAGTATGGTTTTGTTGAGACAGAATACCATTACCCGATAACGCATATGGTCGCCCCTAAAGAGAAAACGCTTGCGTGTGATACGTGTCATGCAAAAGACGGCAGACTGGCGACGTTGGCAGGATTTTATATGCCAGGGCGTGATCGAAGTGGCCTTTTGGACTTCATAGGTTGGTTTACAGTGATTGCAGCACTTATCGGTGTTATTATACACGGCATTATGCGCATAATTAGTAAGCCGAAAGAGCAATAG
- a CDS encoding cytochrome b/b6 domain-containing protein yields the protein MSSTKLYLYTRFERFWHWAQAALIIVLLVTGFEVHGSFSLLGFGTAVTVHNFCAWTWLVLYAFIVFWIITTGEWRHYVPTFVKMFEVIQYYMSGIFKGEVHPVPKSERIKHNPLQRITYLGIVSLLVPFQIVTGFLYYVYNDWLAFGWALNLFTIAILHTAGAFAMLAFSVVHIYMTTTGHHPLSHIKAMFTGYEELETKEKM from the coding sequence ATGTCATCTACAAAATTATATCTGTACACACGATTCGAACGCTTTTGGCACTGGGCACAAGCTGCTTTGATAATTGTTCTACTTGTTACCGGCTTTGAGGTTCATGGGTCATTTTCCTTATTAGGATTTGGAACTGCAGTCACTGTCCATAACTTTTGCGCGTGGACTTGGCTGGTGCTTTATGCCTTTATTGTGTTCTGGATAATTACCACAGGCGAATGGAGGCATTACGTTCCAACGTTTGTGAAGATGTTTGAAGTTATCCAATACTACATGTCGGGAATATTCAAAGGTGAAGTGCACCCAGTACCCAAGTCTGAGCGTATCAAGCATAATCCTCTTCAGCGTATTACGTATTTAGGGATTGTTTCTTTGCTGGTACCATTTCAGATTGTAACGGGCTTTTTGTACTATGTGTATAATGATTGGTTAGCTTTTGGATGGGCACTTAATCTTTTTACGATTGCTATTTTGCATACCGCAGGTGCGTTTGCAATGCTGGCATTTTCTGTTGTGCATATTTATATGACGACAACAGGACATCATCCATTGTCGCACATTAAAGCAATGTTTACCGGCTATGAAGAGTTGGAAACGAAAGAGAAAATGTAA
- a CDS encoding S24 family peptidase, producing MIDFHTFFIRIQKATSITTQHDLAKALGVNRSAITQAKRRNSIPQKWVLALSRSFQLSTDWLEFGVGKQEAAIDPNLLENTATFTVPKVFARLCAGDGSFDVEATPIEEHIFKESWLAQKGTPSAMVLMDVVGDSMEPYICQGDTVLVDKSQQTLRPNVIYAVGTDDSIMVKRVEKEHGKITLTSDNPDYTPIIIQGDELLSFRVIGRVVWSARDY from the coding sequence ATGATCGATTTCCATACTTTTTTTATACGTATCCAAAAAGCCACCTCTATCACTACACAGCATGATTTGGCTAAAGCCCTTGGAGTAAATCGTTCTGCTATTACGCAGGCAAAACGTAGAAACTCTATTCCACAAAAATGGGTTTTAGCTTTATCCCGCTCATTTCAGCTCTCTACTGATTGGCTTGAATTCGGCGTAGGAAAACAAGAAGCAGCAATTGATCCTAATCTACTTGAAAATACTGCGACGTTCACTGTCCCTAAGGTTTTTGCCCGACTCTGTGCTGGTGATGGCTCTTTTGACGTTGAGGCAACTCCTATTGAAGAGCATATCTTTAAAGAGTCATGGTTAGCGCAAAAGGGAACACCGTCGGCTATGGTACTCATGGATGTTGTCGGTGATAGTATGGAACCATACATATGTCAGGGCGACACCGTCCTTGTAGATAAATCTCAGCAAACTCTTCGGCCAAATGTTATTTATGCCGTTGGTACCGATGATTCTATCATGGTGAAACGTGTTGAGAAAGAACACGGCAAAATAACACTGACAAGCGACAACCCTGACTACACACCAATAATTATTCAAGGGGACGAGCTCCTCTCCTTCAGAGTTATCGGCAGGGTTGTCTGGTCAGCAAGAGACTATTAA
- the mutS gene encoding DNA mismatch repair protein MutS produces MTANRPTKLTPMMEQYLHIKDQYPQCLLFYRMGDFYELFFEDAEVAARDLQITLTSRSSSNSEFRIPMCGVPYHAVETYLPKLLEKGHNVAICEQVEDPREAKGLVKREVKRILTPGTVVEDVNLVAKGHNYLGALCWDVKNNSGGLAWVDYSTGDWSGIQLKKQAELWQWAQKMGPKELIIPDDLTPPPSFSLTETIILKKPAKAFFDLKRNTEKILESQNIVELGALGLEKSNDLVRSCGALLTYLKLTQKGELTHLSRFKPLNLSKHLILDEITERNLELFKTLDGRKGLGTLWQVLDHTLTPMGGRLLAERMRHPWRDIAPITETQNAVEYFFANDTLRKDIRTALDLVYDLERLSTRIQLNRAAPKDFVALRQSISTLPTVRSVLEKVQTESEQYTTMDDEQRLTLPPWLTKLLKHWDNLADYHTLLDDAFVDNPPPLITEGGLFKHGFHDDLNELIELSEHGESKLEELLQEEQAATGIQKMKLKYNRVFGYFFDVPQGSISKVPEHFVRRQTLANSERYSTPKLKELEEKLLAATDKRKSLEYKLFQKMRETIVGARSRLLFMADLLAGLDYWQSLAEAARKWNWARPDLHSGTHISIKDGRHPVVEAVQGSSNFIPNDLRVDNKRKLLLITGPNMAGKSTVLRQMAIICILAQMGSFVPAREANIGVADRIFSRVGASDNLAQGQSTFMVEMMETARILRQATKRSLIILDEIGRGTSTFDGLSLAWAVVEELCRKSDGIRTLFATHYHELTALEGKIAGVHNMNIAIKEWGGEIVFLRRLVPGPSDRSYGIEVANLAGVPANVVKRAKEILSTLESNSQNSKQVQAASMASLLPGIPETPAKTKTAKTPPVNTEPIDNPLVTALKDLDTDNMTPMDALKKLTEWKLLWGERNDAN; encoded by the coding sequence ATGACTGCAAACCGCCCTACAAAACTGACTCCTATGATGGAACAGTACCTTCATATCAAAGACCAGTACCCGCAATGTCTTCTGTTCTATCGTATGGGAGATTTTTACGAACTATTCTTTGAAGATGCTGAAGTTGCCGCGCGTGATCTTCAAATTACGCTCACCAGCAGAAGCAGCTCCAATTCAGAATTTCGCATTCCAATGTGCGGAGTTCCGTATCATGCTGTAGAAACTTATCTGCCAAAGCTTCTAGAAAAAGGTCATAACGTTGCCATTTGCGAACAAGTGGAAGACCCACGTGAAGCAAAGGGACTCGTAAAACGCGAAGTAAAACGAATATTAACTCCAGGTACTGTTGTAGAAGACGTAAACCTTGTCGCCAAAGGTCATAACTACCTAGGTGCACTCTGCTGGGATGTAAAAAACAACAGTGGCGGCCTTGCATGGGTAGACTACTCCACTGGAGATTGGTCTGGCATCCAGTTGAAAAAGCAGGCTGAGTTATGGCAATGGGCACAAAAAATGGGGCCGAAAGAACTCATCATTCCTGATGACCTCACCCCGCCGCCGTCTTTTTCTCTGACTGAGACAATCATTCTCAAAAAACCGGCAAAAGCCTTTTTTGATCTTAAGCGAAATACTGAAAAAATTTTAGAATCTCAAAACATCGTGGAACTCGGTGCTCTGGGATTAGAAAAGAGCAACGACCTTGTTAGGTCGTGTGGTGCTCTGCTTACCTATCTGAAATTAACGCAGAAAGGCGAGCTTACCCACCTATCCAGATTCAAACCACTGAACCTTTCAAAGCATCTCATCTTAGATGAGATTACAGAGCGCAACCTTGAACTTTTTAAAACCTTAGATGGCAGAAAAGGTCTTGGTACACTCTGGCAAGTTCTGGATCACACTCTTACTCCTATGGGCGGTCGTCTACTTGCAGAACGTATGCGCCACCCATGGCGTGACATTGCTCCAATTACCGAAACTCAGAATGCCGTTGAATACTTTTTTGCCAATGACACTCTTCGGAAGGACATCCGCACCGCTCTTGATCTTGTATATGACCTTGAACGCCTGAGCACACGTATTCAACTTAACCGTGCTGCGCCAAAAGACTTTGTTGCTTTGCGTCAAAGTATAAGCACGTTGCCTACCGTTCGAAGCGTTCTTGAAAAAGTTCAAACAGAGTCAGAGCAATACACCACCATGGACGATGAGCAACGACTCACCCTTCCTCCATGGCTCACTAAATTGCTCAAGCATTGGGATAACCTTGCAGATTATCACACCCTGCTCGACGATGCTTTTGTAGACAATCCACCTCCCCTCATTACTGAAGGTGGACTCTTTAAGCATGGATTCCACGACGATCTGAATGAACTTATTGAGTTAAGTGAGCATGGCGAATCCAAGCTTGAAGAATTGCTTCAGGAAGAACAGGCAGCCACTGGCATTCAAAAGATGAAATTAAAGTATAACCGCGTGTTCGGTTACTTCTTTGATGTGCCACAAGGATCTATTTCAAAAGTTCCTGAACATTTTGTACGACGCCAGACACTTGCCAACTCTGAACGATATTCAACACCAAAGTTGAAAGAATTAGAGGAAAAACTTCTTGCCGCAACTGACAAACGCAAGAGCCTGGAATACAAGCTCTTCCAGAAAATGCGCGAAACAATTGTCGGTGCACGCTCTCGTTTGCTGTTTATGGCAGACCTTCTAGCCGGTCTGGATTACTGGCAGAGCCTTGCTGAGGCAGCACGCAAATGGAACTGGGCTCGTCCTGATCTACACAGTGGAACTCATATCTCCATTAAAGATGGGCGACATCCTGTTGTAGAGGCAGTTCAAGGAAGTTCTAATTTTATTCCTAACGACCTACGCGTAGACAACAAACGAAAGCTTCTTCTCATTACTGGTCCAAACATGGCTGGTAAGTCTACTGTGCTAAGACAGATGGCAATCATTTGTATTCTTGCTCAGATGGGCTCTTTTGTACCGGCACGTGAAGCGAACATTGGCGTTGCAGACAGAATTTTTTCTCGTGTTGGTGCTTCTGACAACCTTGCTCAGGGTCAATCAACCTTTATGGTTGAGATGATGGAAACCGCCAGGATTTTGCGACAGGCGACAAAGCGCAGCCTGATTATCCTTGATGAAATCGGGCGCGGTACATCGACCTTCGACGGCCTATCTCTAGCTTGGGCCGTTGTCGAAGAACTATGTAGAAAATCTGATGGCATCCGAACATTGTTTGCCACACACTATCATGAGCTCACAGCGCTGGAAGGCAAAATTGCTGGTGTTCACAATATGAACATCGCTATTAAAGAATGGGGCGGAGAAATTGTTTTCCTGCGCCGGCTTGTACCGGGACCTTCAGACAGAAGTTACGGTATCGAAGTAGCTAACCTTGCAGGAGTGCCTGCAAATGTTGTAAAACGCGCTAAAGAAATCCTTTCAACACTTGAAAGTAATTCACAAAATTCAAAACAGGTTCAAGCTGCAAGCATGGCCAGTTTACTACCGGGAATTCCGGAAACTCCGGCTAAAACAAAAACAGCCAAGACTCCGCCTGTAAACACTGAACCAATAGACAATCCTCTTGTGACCGCATTGAAAGACCTAGATACTGACAATATGACTCCAATGGATGCATTAAAAAAACTTACAGAGTGGAAACTCTTGTGGGGAGAACGAAATGACGCCAACTAA
- a CDS encoding lipopolysaccharide assembly protein LapB yields MSMLSRLIPNKRKSVLATFETPHGERDTKETIAELSRAVRNDPDAVEIYIALGNLYRAQGDIERAVQLRNNLIARPGLNEEFRVRAFLELGHDYRRGGFMDRALQAFERARRIAGDTEEILQSLAVLYAEVGNFLDASRLYGKLGHKIGQSHYMVLHGEELLSLGSEGEASKSFNKALRIYKGSVEAWIAKFALAAQNCEIRKCSSILKDGLTNITPSMRFLMLEHIYTSLDEYAESCDDDFATNLCKIVVEVLDTQDPDIIVQYYCARFHIYDGNIEEANAWLAKTMVLNPNFWAARMELLGLAMNEQPLSPVFKNQLGFFVNQIGNVKRFVCSHCGIRRLETFYSCPKCRNWHTAAFRIHLQD; encoded by the coding sequence ATGTCCATGCTGAGTCGATTGATTCCTAATAAGCGAAAATCTGTTCTTGCTACGTTTGAAACACCACATGGTGAACGAGATACCAAGGAAACTATTGCAGAACTGTCCCGAGCCGTTCGAAATGATCCCGATGCTGTTGAGATCTACATAGCCCTTGGAAACCTTTACCGTGCTCAAGGTGATATTGAGCGTGCCGTGCAATTGCGTAACAACTTGATTGCACGTCCTGGCCTTAATGAGGAATTCCGTGTTCGAGCCTTTCTCGAGCTTGGTCATGACTACCGTCGTGGCGGCTTCATGGACAGGGCACTACAAGCCTTTGAACGCGCAAGAAGAATTGCTGGAGACACTGAAGAAATCCTTCAGTCGCTTGCAGTTTTATATGCCGAGGTAGGCAACTTCCTCGATGCCTCAAGACTGTACGGAAAGCTAGGCCACAAAATTGGTCAGTCTCATTACATGGTTCTCCATGGTGAGGAACTTCTCTCTCTCGGAAGTGAAGGTGAAGCTAGTAAATCGTTCAACAAAGCCCTGCGTATCTACAAAGGCTCTGTTGAAGCTTGGATTGCGAAATTTGCACTTGCCGCACAAAATTGTGAGATCCGCAAATGTAGTTCGATTCTTAAAGATGGATTGACGAATATTACTCCAAGCATGCGTTTTCTAATGCTTGAGCATATTTACACGTCTCTTGATGAATATGCAGAATCATGCGACGACGACTTTGCCACAAACCTATGCAAGATTGTGGTGGAAGTTCTCGATACGCAAGATCCTGATATTATCGTTCAGTACTACTGCGCACGTTTCCATATTTATGATGGAAATATCGAAGAGGCAAATGCATGGCTTGCAAAGACCATGGTGCTTAATCCCAATTTTTGGGCAGCACGTATGGAGTTGCTGGGGCTTGCAATGAACGAGCAACCTCTTTCACCTGTCTTCAAAAATCAGCTTGGTTTCTTTGTAAACCAAATTGGAAATGTTAAGCGTTTCGTATGTAGCCATTGCGGTATCAGGCGCCTTGAAACATTCTATAGCTGCCCAAAATGCCGAAATTGGCACACAGCAGCATTTAGAATTCATCTTCAAGATTAA
- a CDS encoding LapA family protein, translating to MLFVFGAFAVTFFFLLERVRLGSAIRKARKQLKKLEKEVNALRTNPLDEKANLPEIEPESEGTPEKATEA from the coding sequence GTGCTTTTTGTTTTTGGCGCCTTTGCTGTTACTTTCTTCTTCTTACTCGAACGAGTTCGCTTGGGCTCCGCAATACGCAAAGCACGTAAGCAGCTTAAAAAACTTGAAAAAGAAGTAAACGCTCTTCGCACTAATCCTCTTGATGAAAAAGCAAATCTGCCTGAGATTGAGCCTGAATCTGAAGGTACCCCGGAAAAAGCTACTGAGGCGTAA
- a CDS encoding HIT domain-containing protein: MQHMWAPWRIDYILGPKPDTCVFCIPDHTDEDEERLILYRGKKNFIIMNKYPYNVGHIMVMPYEHTNCITKLAADVAHELMDLLQLSTTIMKETFNPTGINIGLNLGTSAGAGIREHLHYHIVPRWDGDSSFMATCADVRLISEHLQSTYAKLKPSFDALP; encoded by the coding sequence ATGCAACATATGTGGGCGCCTTGGCGCATTGACTATATTCTAGGCCCCAAACCTGACACATGCGTATTTTGCATTCCTGACCACACAGACGAAGATGAAGAACGTCTCATTCTTTACAGAGGCAAAAAAAACTTCATCATCATGAATAAATATCCATATAATGTGGGACACATTATGGTAATGCCGTACGAGCATACGAACTGTATTACCAAGCTTGCTGCTGATGTGGCCCATGAGTTGATGGACTTGCTGCAACTATCCACCACAATTATGAAAGAAACATTTAACCCTACTGGGATCAATATAGGTCTCAATCTTGGCACTTCCGCAGGTGCCGGCATTCGCGAACATCTTCATTATCATATTGTTCCACGATGGGATGGTGATTCTTCATTCATGGCTACGTGTGCCGATGTCCGGCTTATCTCTGAGCATCTTCAGAGTACCTATGCTAAATTGAAACCAAGCTTTGATGCCCTGCCGTAG